From a region of the Pongo pygmaeus isolate AG05252 chromosome 5, NHGRI_mPonPyg2-v2.0_pri, whole genome shotgun sequence genome:
- the GMNN gene encoding geminin: MNPSMKQKQEEIKENIKNSSVPRRTLKMIQPSASGSLVGRENELSTGLSKRKHRNDQLTSTTSSPGVIVPESSENKNLGGVTQESFDLMIKENPSSQYWKEVAEKRRKALYEALKENEKLHKEIEQKDNEIARLKKENKELAEVAEHVQYMAELLERLNGEPLDNLESLEKQEFDSEEETVEDSVVEDSEIGTCAEGIVSSSTDAKPCI, from the exons ATGAATCCCAGTATGAAGCAGAAACAAGAAGAAATCAAAGAGAATATAAAG AATAGTTCTGTCCCAAGAAGAACTCTGAAGATGATTCAGCCTTCTGCATCTGGATCTCTTGTTGGAAGAGAAAATGAG CTGTCCACAGGGTTGTCCAAAAGGAAACATCGGAATGACCAGTTAACATCTACAACTTCCAGCCCTGGAGTTATTGTCCCAGAATctagtgaaaataaaaatcttggaGGAGTCACCCAGGAGTCATTTGATCTTATGATTAAAG aaaatccaTCCTCTCAATATTGGAAAGAAGTGGCAGAAAAACGGAGAAAGGCGCTGTATGAAGCACttaaggaaaatgagaaa CTTCATAAAGAAATTGAACAAAAGGACAATGAAATCGCCCGCCTgaaaaaggagaataaagaatTGGCAGAAGTAGCAGAACATGTACAGTATATGGCAGAGCTACTAGAG AGACTGAATGGTGAACCTCTGGATAACTTGGAATCACTGGAGAAGCAGGAATTTGATTCTGAAGAAGAAACTGTTGAGGATTCTGTAGTGGAAGACTCAGAAATTGGCACATGTGCTGAAGGAATTGTATCTTCCTCTACGGATGCAAAGCCATGTATATGA